One Thermoplasmata archaeon genomic window, GAGGAATTCCGTGCGAGGGAGGGAGAGATCCCGGTCCTCCAGGCGAGGGGGAGGACCGTCCCTGAGGCGTGGGAGAGGAGCGTCCTTCTGCTCTGGGAGAGGGGCGCGAGGATGAGGACCGAGTATGACAGGGAGGGCGACGAGCCCAGCCGAGACGCCACGATGATCATCGTTGTTGAGGACCCGATGGCCGAGCCCCGCATCCACCTGGCGTTTCCGGGCGGCATCGAGGACCTCGAGAAGTATAGGCAGGAGGTACTCTATGGCGTCCATGACCACTGGATAAAGCCCGAGGAGGGCAAGTGGACCTACACATACCACCAGAGGCTCTGCGCCTATGCCCCGGTGGAGGATCTGTCTAGTTCGACCGTGAGGAGCCCATTCAGGCCCGTCAATCAGCTCGAGTACATCGTCCGAAAGCTCTCGGAATCACCCCACTCGCGCCGGGCACAGGCGATCACATGGATCCCGACAGCCGACCCCTCGACAGACGACCCACCATGCCTCCAGAGGCTCTGGTGCAGGCTAGTGCCCGCGGGGCCCTCTCCGCCCTCCTCCATGGATGATAGGGTGAAATATTTCTTGAACATGAACACACACTGGCGCTCGCGCGACGCCTACAAGGCCGCCTTCATGAACATCTACGCCCTGACCGACCTGCAGCGTTGGCTCGCGGAGGAGCTCGGGAGGAGGATGGGCTGCGGGGTTGCGGTCGGGAGGTACGTGGATATCAGCGACTCCTACCATATCTACGGCTCCTACTTCCGCGAGTTCAGCGAGAGGTTCCTAAAGCTGGTCAGGGAAAGGGCTTTCGAAAGAAGGGTCTGGCGGACAGATGACAAGCGCGTTCAGGCGGCAATACAGGCTGCGAGGGAGCAGCTGGCCGCCGAGAGAGAGTAGCCAGTTCTCAACGCCCCGGCACCTTTGCTCGTGGGGCGAGGCTTCCTCTCGGTCTCGGCCCAGCGCGCGCTGCCCCTTTCGCTAAGGTAAATTTCCGGGCGTGGCGCGGAGCTGTGCTAGGTCCCAGCCACTATTTTTATCACATCGCCATCCTGGAGGGTGTAGTCTGCCCCTACGACTCGCCTTGTCCGGGCGTTGATGGCCCTTATGAATTTCTTTCCGAGCTCTGTGTGGACCTTGAAGGCCAGGTCCCTAGCGGTGCTGCCGCGCTTCATCAAGAAGGCGTCTGGTAGGACTCGCCCGTCCTTGTCCGTGAGCTTCCCCTCGTCCTCCACGGGATAGACCACTATCATGTCCAGTAGCCTGAAGAAGGCCTCCTCCACGCATTTCTGGACTCCGGTCCCGTGCTCGCTCCCGGAGAGAAACTCCTGAACCCTCTCCAGACCCTTTTTCTGGGCGGGAGTGAGTTTGGAGGGCTCGAGAATGGAGAACTCGCGCGCGCCTGGTGTATATTGTATTAAGCCCGCCTTCGCCGCCCTGCGGAGTCCCAGTTCATATTCCGCCGCAGTCGGCACAACGAGGTGGTCCGGGAGCTCCATCAACCGCTTCAGATTCTCTGGGGGCGCCACGTCGGCCTTGTTGGCCGCTATTATCATCGGCTTGCTCTGCCTTCTAAGCTCCGCCGCGAGGGCGAGGAGGTCCTCCGTCGTCCACTGAGCGGGTCTCTCGGGTATCGGGGCACGCTTAAGGGCGAGCTTGATTCCCACCTCCGTCATTCCCAGGCCCGCGAGTTTCTCCGCCAGAACAGACTCGATTTTCGTCCCCTCGCTCTCGACCCGCCTAGCGAGCTTCTCGAACCCCTTCCCAACAATGCCCACTATCCAGTGGTCGAGCTCTCTCTCAAGAAAGCGTACATCCTCCACGGGATCGCGGCCTCCAGGGCAGATGTTGCCGTCGGCGTCTGTGCAGCCACTTGCGTCAACGACGTGAATCAGCGCGCTCGCCTGCCGGAGGTCATCGAGGAACTTGTTGCCCATCCCCCTCCCTTGATGAGCCCCAGGGACAAGACCCGCGACGTCGATCATCTCCACCGCGACGAACCTCACTCCACCCTCACACCTCGAGTTCCTGGGACTGCAGAGGACTCCGAAGTCTGAGTGAGGGCAGCGGGCCCTGACGAAACCCACGCCCCTGTTGGGCTCGATGGTTGTGAAAGGGTAGCTGGCTATCTGCGCAGGGGCGAGAGTGGCTGCAGCGAAGAAGGTCGACTTGCCCACATTTGGCTTCCCAACCACACCGAGCTGCTCCACAGGGCTTTGATGGGCATCAAAGGATATGTAGATTGTTGCTCCCGAAGGTCCTGGATAGGGCGGACCCCGAGAGGGCACATTAGTCCGGGCCGTGTCATC contains:
- a CDS encoding redox-regulated ATPase YchF — translated: MEQLGVVGKPNVGKSTFFAAATLAPAQIASYPFTTIEPNRGVGFVRARCPHSDFGVLCSPRNSRCEGGVRFVAVEMIDVAGLVPGAHQGRGMGNKFLDDLRQASALIHVVDASGCTDADGNICPGGRDPVEDVRFLERELDHWIVGIVGKGFEKLARRVESEGTKIESVLAEKLAGLGMTEVGIKLALKRAPIPERPAQWTTEDLLALAAELRRQSKPMIIAANKADVAPPENLKRLMELPDHLVVPTAAEYELGLRRAAKAGLIQYTPGAREFSILEPSKLTPAQKKGLERVQEFLSGSEHGTGVQKCVEEAFFRLLDMIVVYPVEDEGKLTDKDGRVLPDAFLMKRGSTARDLAFKVHTELGKKFIRAINARTRRVVGADYTLQDGDVIKIVAGT
- a CDS encoding thymidylate synthase; amino-acid sequence: MEGGDEEFRAREGEIPVLQARGRTVPEAWERSVLLLWERGARMRTEYDREGDEPSRDATMIIVVEDPMAEPRIHLAFPGGIEDLEKYRQEVLYGVHDHWIKPEEGKWTYTYHQRLCAYAPVEDLSSSTVRSPFRPVNQLEYIVRKLSESPHSRRAQAITWIPTADPSTDDPPCLQRLWCRLVPAGPSPPSSMDDRVKYFLNMNTHWRSRDAYKAAFMNIYALTDLQRWLAEELGRRMGCGVAVGRYVDISDSYHIYGSYFREFSERFLKLVRERAFERRVWRTDDKRVQAAIQAAREQLAAERE